A single window of Halobacteriovorax sp. GB3 DNA harbors:
- the fghA gene encoding S-formylglutathione hydrolase produces MELTKIKENKTFGGWTQYFEHDSEVTKTKMKFSCYLPCAIEELESCIIWLSGLTCTEENFITKAGAQKVLSGSKTMIICPDTSPRGLELPNEHDSYDFGSGAGFYVNATSEGYENHYQMYDYIRGEIVELLESHFGVTKLSIMGHSMGGHGALILGLKEGGVFKSISAFSPIVNPSRCPWGQKALEGYLGADRSKWIEYDATELINTGIKSENPILIDQGLADEFLEKELLTDNFVKACSNNNQALEVRFQEGYDHSYFFISTFIEDHIKFHQKYL; encoded by the coding sequence ATGGAATTAACAAAGATAAAAGAAAATAAAACCTTCGGTGGTTGGACTCAATACTTTGAACACGATTCAGAGGTAACGAAAACAAAGATGAAATTTTCTTGTTATCTGCCATGTGCAATTGAAGAGCTCGAAAGCTGTATTATCTGGCTTTCTGGACTCACTTGTACAGAAGAGAACTTCATCACGAAGGCCGGTGCTCAAAAAGTTTTAAGTGGTTCAAAGACAATGATTATTTGTCCAGATACTTCTCCTCGTGGACTTGAGTTACCAAATGAGCACGATTCTTACGATTTTGGTTCTGGTGCAGGGTTTTACGTTAATGCTACATCTGAAGGGTACGAGAATCATTATCAAATGTACGACTATATTCGAGGTGAAATTGTTGAACTTCTAGAATCTCATTTTGGAGTAACTAAGCTCTCTATCATGGGACACTCAATGGGTGGCCATGGAGCACTTATTCTTGGACTTAAAGAGGGAGGCGTCTTCAAATCAATTTCAGCCTTCTCTCCGATTGTTAATCCATCACGCTGTCCGTGGGGCCAAAAAGCGCTTGAAGGTTACTTGGGTGCTGATCGTTCAAAGTGGATTGAATACGATGCGACGGAATTAATCAATACTGGGATCAAGTCTGAAAATCCGATTTTAATTGATCAAGGTCTGGCCGATGAGTTTTTAGAGAAGGAACTATTAACAGATAATTTTGTTAAGGCCTGCTCTAACAACAATCAAGCCTTAGAAGTGAGATTTCAAGAGGGATACGATCACAGTTACTTCTTTATTTCGACTTTTATAGAAGATCACATAAAATTTCATCAGAAGTATTTGTAG
- a CDS encoding helix-turn-helix domain-containing protein, which produces MDNVVYAESARTLCEVLAERVKSYKRKHPRLNSHQVAKRFNMSASSLTRIMNGDIRTPSIDQVLRVLRGTGCDDILAYLEEYFPEVAGAYKDIYRSMRDKVKYSELHAEEYLSDDKYFRILLICFSRIGTTRNQIFEAFGQVGVLALDHLNEREIVKVDEDGRVRGCSDLISFSDKTVRNVLSKSVMHCSDLSFRNSYNFLSYHSESVSKEGQKRIQEILFDANEEIKKIISMKEYEGDMQVYVGLVSDLLMESKQKEKIQ; this is translated from the coding sequence GTGGACAATGTTGTCTACGCGGAATCCGCTAGAACTTTGTGCGAAGTTCTAGCAGAACGAGTGAAAAGTTATAAAAGAAAGCATCCGCGACTCAATTCGCACCAAGTGGCAAAACGCTTCAATATGTCAGCGTCATCACTTACAAGAATTATGAATGGAGACATTCGCACTCCATCAATTGACCAAGTTCTGCGTGTCTTACGCGGTACTGGTTGTGATGATATCTTGGCTTATCTTGAAGAATATTTTCCTGAGGTGGCCGGGGCTTATAAAGATATTTATCGTTCAATGAGAGATAAGGTTAAGTACTCTGAGCTACACGCTGAAGAATATCTTTCTGACGATAAGTATTTTCGAATTCTTTTGATTTGCTTTTCAAGAATTGGAACAACTAGAAATCAAATCTTTGAAGCTTTTGGACAAGTTGGAGTATTAGCTCTTGATCACCTCAATGAACGCGAAATTGTTAAAGTCGATGAGGATGGGAGAGTAAGAGGGTGCTCAGATCTAATTTCTTTTTCTGATAAAACTGTACGTAATGTCTTATCTAAAAGTGTAATGCATTGTTCGGACTTATCTTTTAGAAATAGTTATAATTTTCTTAGCTATCATTCTGAGTCTGTTTCAAAAGAGGGACAGAAAAGAATACAGGAAATTTTATTCGATGCGAATGAGGAAATTAAGAAGATAATAAGTATGAAAGAATATGAAGGCGATATGCAAGTTTATGTTGGGCTTGTTTCAGACCTTTTAATGGAATCAAAACAAAAGGAGAAAATACAATGA
- a CDS encoding SNF2-related protein — MLFGDDFPFDIKKRGEDLFREGLVHIVSEQRDQIQFQIFGESKFYSTFKDPNNQGEIEAHCTCEHFGRGFLCTHLWASVLELNKTSFGAHIENKYLDPEIKSVKSPRDIKIPFSIKDFLKDAKNSSNVTKVLNKKTSKADRVFKKSIFVLNLDDKETEDKYEISTYFQTRLKTGDWSKEKNLIFYKNSLEEDFYEIGNPREKRLLDKMKFYHDKSNHFSFYPDELTPLMKDLINSGSFYIKSEGKRLNIKIDTTRSCHLHFKVDDNQENSGWDLKIFIKIDDRLIPFEMDHLSPLLELNYFSYNEIFYPIEIFGLYPLIKNNFSHGNSIEINQRDRHFLTEFLQKCLPKGAYDISGTNEFFEKTEKPRAILKIRTIQYKNELQTLAELEFHYDHGDDLFESIDLSFETNIKKSILETNGIELFHENFKDNEYILNSGKFHNIISHLISIGIEVYADKKRVISHSKSDLKIEPTGTDWFEVKAKVFYEKQSVSLPNILKGKYTNGLIPIGDDQFGLLPLEWLESQKALRKISKIENENIQIHSSFALMIDTLFKKNEIETNDFFKNFITHIKDFKGANQIIESDQFHGTLRQYQREGLSWMQMLKDIRLGGCLADDMGLGKTIQILAEIERHKSQNETNLIVAPKSLVFNWKNEAQKFVPHLKVAIYEGSPLERATLLKDRSIDLLIVSYGLLRREILEFKKEKFQHLILDEAQAIKNSKSQTMKACCLLKAKYRLALTGTPVENSLTDLLSIFEFLNPGHFTTADVFDDRKSNKKILNSLRPFILRRTKEKVLTELPEKTESTLLIDLKGQHKEAYEEIKNFYQKALNKKILNDGLKKNKIHVLDALLRLRQAANHPAIINEYEYEGQSSKINILLEKIKDVQKDGRKIIVFSQFVSLLKQMKNTLIENEIGFEYLDGSTQNRELVVNRFKTSKEKNIFLISIKAGGVGLNLTEADYCFILDPWWNPAVEAQAIDRIHRIGQTKKVFSYKIIAKDTVEEKIVKLQQQKKGLADDLLSSDGEFIKNLSREDLDYLLT, encoded by the coding sequence ATGCTTTTTGGTGACGATTTTCCCTTTGATATTAAGAAACGCGGAGAGGACCTTTTTCGAGAGGGGCTCGTGCATATTGTTTCTGAACAAAGAGATCAGATTCAATTTCAAATCTTCGGGGAGTCCAAATTTTATTCAACTTTTAAAGACCCAAATAATCAGGGAGAAATTGAAGCTCACTGTACTTGTGAACACTTTGGCCGGGGATTTCTTTGCACTCACCTCTGGGCCTCTGTCTTAGAACTGAATAAAACGAGCTTTGGAGCTCATATTGAGAATAAGTATCTCGACCCTGAGATAAAAAGTGTTAAATCCCCTCGTGACATCAAAATTCCTTTTTCAATTAAAGATTTTTTGAAAGATGCTAAGAATAGCTCCAATGTTACAAAAGTACTTAACAAAAAAACCTCAAAAGCAGATAGAGTTTTTAAAAAATCTATTTTTGTGCTCAACCTCGACGACAAAGAAACAGAAGATAAGTATGAAATCAGTACTTATTTTCAAACCCGCTTAAAAACTGGAGACTGGAGTAAAGAAAAGAATCTTATTTTTTATAAGAACTCTCTCGAAGAAGACTTCTATGAAATCGGGAACCCTCGTGAAAAACGACTACTCGACAAGATGAAGTTTTATCACGATAAGAGCAATCACTTTTCATTCTATCCTGATGAATTAACCCCTCTCATGAAAGACCTTATAAACTCAGGGTCATTCTACATCAAGTCAGAGGGTAAACGTCTTAATATAAAAATTGATACTACAAGAAGTTGCCACTTACACTTTAAAGTTGATGATAATCAAGAAAACTCGGGCTGGGATCTCAAAATATTTATTAAAATTGATGATCGCTTAATTCCGTTTGAGATGGATCACCTAAGTCCACTTCTTGAGCTCAATTATTTTTCTTATAATGAAATCTTCTATCCTATCGAGATATTCGGTCTTTACCCACTGATCAAAAACAACTTCTCTCATGGAAATAGCATAGAAATTAATCAAAGAGATCGCCACTTTCTAACGGAGTTTTTACAAAAATGCTTACCTAAAGGTGCCTATGACATTAGTGGTACAAATGAGTTTTTTGAAAAAACAGAGAAGCCTAGGGCTATCTTAAAGATTCGTACAATTCAATATAAAAATGAACTTCAAACTCTTGCTGAGTTAGAGTTTCATTACGACCACGGAGACGACTTATTTGAATCAATTGATCTTTCTTTTGAAACAAACATAAAAAAAAGCATCTTAGAAACAAATGGTATAGAGCTCTTTCATGAGAATTTTAAAGACAATGAATATATATTAAATTCTGGAAAATTTCATAATATTATTTCACATCTAATTTCAATTGGAATAGAGGTTTACGCCGATAAAAAACGCGTCATCTCTCACAGTAAAAGTGATCTTAAAATAGAGCCTACTGGTACAGATTGGTTCGAAGTAAAAGCGAAAGTATTTTATGAGAAGCAAAGTGTATCTCTTCCTAATATATTAAAAGGGAAATACACTAATGGTTTAATTCCAATTGGTGATGATCAATTCGGCCTTCTTCCACTGGAATGGTTGGAGTCACAGAAAGCATTAAGAAAAATCTCAAAAATCGAAAATGAAAATATTCAAATCCACTCTTCTTTTGCACTAATGATTGATACTCTCTTTAAAAAGAATGAAATTGAAACGAATGATTTTTTTAAAAATTTCATCACTCATATTAAAGACTTCAAAGGCGCTAATCAGATTATAGAAAGCGATCAATTTCATGGGACTCTTCGCCAATATCAAAGAGAAGGTCTTAGCTGGATGCAAATGCTCAAAGATATTCGGCTTGGCGGATGTCTTGCTGATGATATGGGGCTTGGAAAGACAATTCAAATTCTTGCAGAGATTGAAAGACATAAAAGTCAAAATGAGACGAATTTAATCGTCGCTCCAAAAAGCCTAGTCTTTAACTGGAAAAATGAAGCACAGAAATTCGTTCCACACCTAAAAGTGGCCATCTATGAAGGAAGTCCTCTTGAAAGAGCTACACTTTTAAAGGATCGATCAATTGACCTTCTAATAGTTAGCTACGGACTGCTTAGAAGAGAAATACTTGAATTTAAAAAAGAGAAGTTTCAACATCTTATTCTTGATGAAGCTCAAGCAATAAAGAACTCTAAGTCCCAAACGATGAAGGCCTGTTGCCTTTTAAAGGCCAAGTATCGCCTGGCCCTAACGGGTACTCCAGTTGAAAATAGTTTAACTGATCTTCTTTCTATATTCGAGTTTCTAAACCCTGGACACTTCACGACTGCAGATGTCTTTGACGATAGAAAATCTAATAAGAAAATATTAAACTCTCTTCGTCCTTTTATTTTACGTAGAACAAAAGAAAAAGTTCTAACAGAACTACCAGAGAAGACAGAGTCCACTCTCCTAATAGATCTAAAAGGACAACACAAGGAAGCCTATGAAGAAATAAAGAATTTCTATCAAAAGGCCCTTAATAAGAAAATTCTTAACGATGGATTAAAGAAAAATAAAATCCATGTTCTCGACGCTCTTCTAAGATTAAGACAAGCGGCAAACCATCCTGCAATAATAAACGAGTACGAATATGAAGGACAATCCTCCAAAATAAATATCTTATTAGAAAAAATAAAAGATGTTCAAAAAGATGGAAGAAAAATTATCGTCTTCTCACAATTTGTCTCTCTTTTAAAACAAATGAAAAACACACTCATAGAAAACGAGATAGGCTTTGAATACCTTGATGGATCAACACAGAACAGAGAGCTCGTAGTCAACAGGTTCAAGACCTCAAAAGAGAAGAATATCTTCTTAATCTCAATTAAGGCCGGTGGTGTTGGACTCAATCTTACAGAAGCTGATTATTGCTTCATTCTTGATCCATGGTGGAACCCAGCAGTCGAAGCTCAAGCCATTGATAGAATTCACAGGATAGGTCAAACAAAGAAGGTCTTTTCATATAAAATCATTGCAAAAGACACTGTTGAAGAGAAGATTGTTAAACTTCAACAACAGAAGAAAGGATTGGCCGATGACCTCCTCTCTTCCGATGGTGAATTTATTAAGAACCTTAGTCGTGAAGATTTAGATTACCTTTTAACTTAA
- a CDS encoding sensor histidine kinase: MQTSNQTHINLEIAQLVHDLRSPLQALKGISSGMVPNEKMANDLLKEASTRFEELIGELSRISKRKKSDSQEFDIYELINSTINMKYVEYPYRRFKILIRNKCQSSKVSQLDPKEFKRVISNLLNNAIESLGEQNGKILITLKEVDNQIHISIKDNGHGIPQELITHITGLGHSYGKENGTGLGLYHAKNSIESWNGSLNIESLLSIGTIVSLSLPTKKAPRFQVVL, translated from the coding sequence ATGCAAACATCAAATCAAACACACATAAATTTAGAGATTGCTCAACTTGTTCATGATCTTCGCTCACCTTTGCAGGCACTCAAAGGGATATCTTCAGGAATGGTTCCAAATGAAAAGATGGCCAACGACCTTTTGAAAGAAGCTTCGACTCGTTTTGAAGAACTGATTGGTGAGTTATCAAGAATTTCAAAAAGAAAAAAGAGTGATTCACAGGAATTTGATATTTATGAACTAATCAATAGCACAATCAACATGAAGTACGTTGAATATCCTTACAGACGTTTTAAGATTTTGATTCGAAATAAATGCCAGTCATCGAAAGTTTCGCAACTTGATCCTAAAGAGTTCAAAAGAGTTATTTCAAATTTACTTAACAATGCAATTGAGTCACTTGGTGAGCAGAATGGAAAGATCTTGATCACGCTAAAAGAAGTCGATAATCAAATTCATATTTCAATCAAAGACAATGGTCACGGTATTCCGCAAGAGCTTATTACACATATAACTGGACTTGGGCATAGTTATGGGAAAGAAAATGGTACCGGTCTTGGTCTCTATCACGCTAAAAACTCTATCGAATCATGGAATGGTTCCCTCAATATTGAGTCTCTTCTATCAATTGGGACAATCGTCTCTCTTAGCCTTCCAACGAAAAAAGCACCACGTTTTCAAGTGGTGCTTTAA